The Spea bombifrons isolate aSpeBom1 chromosome 4, aSpeBom1.2.pri, whole genome shotgun sequence genome segment GTAAAGTCAGTTTCACTTGATTCCAGAGCCACACAAACATTGTATGAATATGGTAAAGGCAAAGTTCCATTGGTATATTGAGAAATCATCCTGGGATCAACTTGAGAATACAAATTTGTACTGAGGGATCCAAATGATGAAGGAGGTTTTAGTTCTTTGCATTTCGATAAAACTGCCAACATAATAGTTAATACGAAAAATAGTGAAATGATCACCAGAGCTATTACtaaatacatttgcaaattagtttttgtttcttcacTGTTGAATTGATTGTTGAGATTTGGAAGAACCTGTTGAAAATTATCTGTGACAATGAAGCTTAAAGTCACGGTTGCTGAAAGACAGGGATCTCCATTGTCTTTCACCATAACCACTACCCCATGATTCAAAACATCTTTTTCCTGAAAGGCACGTGATGTCCTGATCTCCCCTGTCTGCTGACTAATGCTAAAGGGGCATAGCTCTGATACCCTTATGAAATGATACGAAAGCCAAGAATTGTGTCCAGAGTCAGCATCCACTGCAACAATCTTAGTTATCAAAGAACCTTGATCTGAGGCCAAAGAAACCATTTCAAACAAAGCTGATCCGCTGCTTTCAGGAGaagggtataatatttttggtGCATTATCATTCTGATCCACTATATGAATTATTAATGTTACATTGCTACTTAGATTTGGAGACCCATTATCTGTAGCTGTAACTTCAATAACAAATTGTTTGTGTTGCTCAAAATCAAATGATCGTTGAGCGTAGAGAACACCAGTCTCAATATTAATGGCAAAATAAGAGGATATCGGGAAATCTTCTGTGTTTGAAttggaaattaaatataaaacttttGCGTTGTCTCCAGTATCTAGGTCTGAAGCTTGAATACTGAATATTGATGCGCCTGGTAAATTATTTTCTGGCACATATGCAAAATATGACGATTTCATAAATACTGGAGGATTATCATTGATATCTGATATTTCCAATCTAATAACTTTCTTACTGGAAAGTGAAGGAGATCCTCTGTCAGTTGCTAGaactataatattataattagatATTTTCTCCCGGTCCAATGCACTTTTTGTCACAATTCTGTAAAAACTGTCTGAAGATAATAATAGATCAAAGGGTACTTCTTCCTGGATTTGACACTCAACGTCCCCATTTTCTCCAGAGTCCTGGTCATGAACTTCAATCAGTGCTATCACTGTGCCTGGCAGAGAATCTTCAGAGATGGGTGATGATAACAAAGTAATTGATATTTCAGGAACGTTGTCATTTTCATCTAATAGTTCAATTAAGATCTTCGAATGGGCAACTAGGCCACCACCATCCTTTGCTTGTACAGTCATTTCATAACTATTTGTCATCTCAAAATCTAATTGTCTTGTAGTCTTGATTTCCCCTGTTGTAGAATTGATACTAAACACACCTATATCAAGCATATCCCCTGAAGTTTTGCTAAATGAATATGTGATTTCTGCATTGGTTCCTTCATCTTTGTCAGTTGCACTTAAATGAAGCACAGTCTgattggttggtgtattttcaCTTATAGTCACTTTATATACCTCTTGACCAAATATAGGGAAATTATCATTTCCATCAATAATTGTGATCCTAATTGAAGCAGTACCTGATCTAATAGGATTTCCCCCATCCAGGGCTGTTAAAATTAAATCATGGTACTGTTGTGTCTCACGGTCTAAAGGTTTCTCTAAAACAAGTTCTGGATATTTACTACCATCAGATGTGGTCTTTTCACTCAGTGAAAAATACTGATTATCATTAA includes the following:
- the LOC128492871 gene encoding protocadherin gamma-B1-like isoform X18, coding for MAAMKTQACKGTRWQVIFYFLCYSVSGQLHYTIDEEIRKDSVVANIAEDLGLDINQLADRKFHIVSRISEKYFSINLKDGNLHIKDRIDRDTMCGRSATCFLTFDLVVANPVNIFRVSIEIQDINDNSPRFFHDSINLEIIEFSLPGTRFVLSNAEDTDIGVNSVQTYKLNDNQYFSLSEKTTSDGSKYPELVLEKPLDRETQQYHDLILTALDGGNPIRSGTASIRITIIDGNDNFPIFGQEVYKVTISENTPTNQTVLHLSATDKDEGTNAEITYSFSKTSGDMLDIGVFSINSTTGEIKTTRQLDFEMTNSYEMTVQAKDGGGLVAHSKILIELLDENDNVPEISITLLSSPISEDSLPGTVIALIEVHDQDSGENGDVECQIQEEVPFDLLLSSDSFYRIVTKSALDREKISNYNIIVLATDRGSPSLSSKKVIRLEISDINDNPPVFMKSSYFAYVPENNLPGASIFSIQASDLDTGDNAKVLYLISNSNTEDFPISSYFAINIETGVLYAQRSFDFEQHKQFVIEVTATDNGSPNLSSNVTLIIHIVDQNDNAPKILYPSPESSGSALFEMVSLASDQGSLITKIVAVDADSGHNSWLSYHFIRVSELCPFSISQQTGEIRTSRAFQEKDVLNHGVVVMVKDNGDPCLSATVTLSFIVTDNFQQVLPNLNNQFNSEETKTNLQMYLVIALVIISLFFVLTIMLAVLSKCKELKPPSSFGSLSTNLYSQVDPRMISQYTNGTLPLPYSYNVCVALESSETDFTFIKPPQNVPVTNLIDADNTGTECLEEHLATNDLVQQAQPNTDWRFSQAQRPGPSGAQPTEEAGVWPNNQFETERLQAMILASANEAAEGSSALGGGTGTMGLSARYGPQFTLQHVPDYRQNIYIPGTTSTLTNAAGKRDGKAAAPSGGNKKKSGKKDKK